From one Bos taurus isolate L1 Dominette 01449 registration number 42190680 breed Hereford chromosome 24, ARS-UCD2.0, whole genome shotgun sequence genomic stretch:
- the LOC107131771 gene encoding LOW QUALITY PROTEIN: zinc finger protein 396-like (The sequence of the model RefSeq protein was modified relative to this genomic sequence to represent the inferred CDS: substituted 2 bases at 2 genomic stop codons), whose amino-acid sequence MLVSLNGSPQQLGSHQLGVLLFPLWLPEAAALACLHGNHSASRSPPPVHTGDRKQPVWRFPGFYPKTQGSLSQARAQYPRLLLHAALASPGAPTTFPHLWASHRASALPLFLSSPGTPGRPTPDPKARPPLITPRALTRLPAHPFPLNPPLGTSPSRSPSGMGEEGPKDSFTGFIRDPRTVLRLLWALSRLRELCCQWQRPEVRSKEQILELLVLEQFLAILPEELQAVFFGQNEDMLAKKLPTCEIPQEIPCHQPKPAEKQLRWALKNLCSFRXNDRDTRTKNVKSALRQKTSSGKELHYKVSNTLQVNAPQNFTFRRTCEQDRKFERRQGNCPXKKQHKCEECGKVFSQSSALNLHQRIYSGEKPYTCEVCATSFSLSTVLIQHRRIHTGEKPFKCHECGKAFSQSSVLNIIHVTCVQSLSAKVQS is encoded by the exons ATGCTGGTTTCTTTGAACGGGAGTCCCCAGCAGCTGGGTTCCCACCAGCTGGGCGTTTTGCTCTTTCCTCTCTGGCTGCCGGAGGCGGCGGCCTTGGCTTGTCTCCATGGCAACCACTCCGCATCCCGATCTCCACCCCCTGTCCACACCGGGGACCGGAAGCAACCGGTCTGGCGCTTCCCAGGCTTCTACCCCAAAACGCAGGGCAGTCTTTCCCAGGCCAGAG CCCAGTATCCCCGGCTACTCCTTCACGCCGCGCTCGCTTCCCCGGGGGCCCCCACCACGTTCCCGCACCTCTGGGCCTCTCACCGCGCGTCCGCGCTCCCCCTCTTCTTGTCCTCCCCCGGCACCCCGGGGCGCCCAACCCCCGACCCCAAAGCTAGACCTCCTCTTATCACCCCCCGCGCGCTTACGCGCCTTCCCGCGCACCCCTTCCCCCTGAATCCCCCTCTTGGGACCTCACCGAGTCGATCCCCATCCGGGATGGGGGAGGAAG gccccaAAGACTCCTTCACCGGGTTCATTAGGGACCCTCGCACGGTGCTGAGG CTTCTCTGGGCCCTGAGCCGGCTCCGTGAGCTTTGCTGTCAGTGGCAGAGGCCCGAGGTGCGCAGCAAGGAGCAGATCCTGGAGCTGCTGGTGCTGGAGCAGTTCCTGGCCATCCTGCCCGAGGAGCTGCAGGCC GTCTTTTTTGGACAAAATGAGGACATGCTCGCAAAGAAACTACCAACTTGTGAAATCCCTCAGGAGATACCATGTCACCAACCCAAGCCCGCAGAAAAGCAGCTGCGGTGGGCGTTGAAGAACCTGTGCTCCTTCAGATGAAATG ATAGAGACACCAGAACTAAAAATGTGAAATCTGCTTTAAGACAAAAGACTTCTTCAGGCAAAGAACTGCATTACAAAGTTTCTAACACTCTTCAAGTGAATGCTCCCCAGAATTTCACGTTTAGAAGAACATGTGAACAAGACAGAAAGTTTGAAAGAAGACAGGGAAACTGTCCTTGAAAAAAACAACACAAGTGTGAGGAATGTGGCAAAGTCTTCAGTCAGAGCTCAGCCCTTAATCTACATCAGAGAATCTACagtggagagaaaccttatacaTGTGAAGTGTGTGCAACGTCTTTCAGCTTAAGTACAGTCCTGATTCAGCATCGAAGAATCCATACTGGGGAAAAACCCTTCAAATGTcatgaatgtgggaaagcctttagTCAGAGCTCAGTCCTTAACATTATACATGTGACATGTGTGCAGAGTCTTTCAGCCAAAGTACAGTCCTAA